A portion of the Geoalkalibacter ferrihydriticus DSM 17813 genome contains these proteins:
- a CDS encoding Rrf2 family transcriptional regulator translates to MRLSTKAQYAVRALVSLNLNSDGTPMTIKDISAREGISLTYLEQLFVKLRRGKIVQSVRGPGGGYVLGRPATRIQVDQIIDSVEETLVPVSCMEKDGTCACTDQCITHTVWQGLGEKIRAFLSSITLEDLTREARERMSAREVQ, encoded by the coding sequence ATGCGCCTTTCAACCAAAGCCCAGTATGCGGTGCGCGCCTTGGTCAGTCTCAATCTCAACAGCGACGGCACGCCCATGACGATCAAGGATATTTCGGCGCGCGAAGGCATTTCGCTGACCTATCTTGAGCAACTGTTCGTCAAACTGCGTCGGGGCAAGATCGTGCAGAGCGTACGCGGTCCCGGCGGCGGTTATGTTCTGGGCCGTCCGGCAACGCGGATTCAGGTTGATCAGATCATCGACAGCGTTGAAGAAACCCTGGTTCCCGTATCCTGCATGGAGAAAGACGGCACCTGTGCCTGTACCGATCAGTGCATTACCCATACGGTATGGCAAGGGCTCGGCGAAAAGATCCGAGCCTTTCTTTCGTCCATCACGCTTGAAGACTTGACCCGCGAGGCGCGCGAGCGCATGAGCGCACGTGAGGTGCAATAG
- the nifS gene encoding cysteine desulfurase NifS: MKPIYMDYNATTPVRPEVVEAMLPFYREHFGNPSSVHWAGRMVSGAVEKAREQVAKLINAAPAEIVFTSCGSEGDNLALKGTVEALKDKGNHIITTAVEHPAVLNTCEFLEKIGCEVTYLPVDAGGMIDLAQLEAAITEKTILISVMWGNNETGTIFPIEEIGAIARKYKVRFHTDAVQAVGKLPVDVQKAGVDLLVISGHKIGAPKGVGAMYVRRGARMVPLIHGGHQERNRRAGTHNVAGIVGLGLACELAGQGLEESAARIKALRDKLERGILENIPDVKLNGHPTQRLPNTLNVSFAYIEGESLLLNFDMKGVAASSGSACTSGSLEPSHVMGAMGVDVALAHSSTRFSLGPDSSEEDVDYILEILPPIVARLREMSPLYPGNK; encoded by the coding sequence GTGAAACCTATTTATATGGATTACAATGCAACGACTCCGGTGCGGCCGGAGGTGGTGGAGGCTATGCTGCCCTTTTATCGGGAACACTTCGGCAATCCTTCCAGTGTTCACTGGGCGGGGCGCATGGTCAGCGGCGCGGTCGAAAAAGCCCGCGAGCAGGTGGCGAAGCTCATCAACGCCGCTCCTGCCGAGATCGTCTTCACCAGTTGCGGCAGCGAGGGCGATAATCTCGCTCTCAAAGGGACGGTCGAAGCCCTAAAGGATAAGGGCAACCATATCATCACCACGGCCGTAGAGCATCCAGCGGTGCTCAACACCTGTGAATTCCTTGAAAAGATCGGCTGTGAGGTCACTTATCTGCCAGTCGATGCCGGCGGCATGATCGATCTGGCCCAACTCGAAGCCGCGATTACTGAAAAAACCATCCTCATATCTGTTATGTGGGGCAACAATGAGACCGGCACCATTTTTCCCATCGAGGAAATCGGCGCCATCGCCCGTAAATACAAGGTGCGCTTTCATACCGATGCGGTGCAGGCGGTGGGCAAGTTGCCCGTCGACGTGCAAAAGGCCGGGGTTGACCTGCTGGTGATTTCCGGACACAAGATCGGCGCTCCCAAAGGCGTGGGCGCTATGTACGTTCGCCGTGGCGCGCGCATGGTGCCGCTGATTCACGGGGGCCATCAGGAGCGGAATCGCCGTGCCGGAACCCACAACGTGGCCGGCATCGTCGGGTTGGGCCTGGCTTGTGAACTGGCCGGACAAGGTCTCGAAGAAAGCGCCGCGCGCATCAAGGCGCTGCGCGACAAACTCGAACGCGGCATCCTGGAGAACATCCCCGACGTCAAGCTCAACGGGCATCCGACCCAGAGGTTACCCAATACCCTCAACGTCAGCTTCGCCTATATCGAGGGGGAATCCCTGCTGCTCAATTTCGACATGAAGGGCGTGGCGGCCTCATCGGGCTCGGCTTGCACCTCGGGCTCCCTGGAGCCCTCGCACGTCATGGGCGCCATGGGCGTGGACGTCGCCCTGGCTCATTCGAGTACGCGTTTCAGCCTCGGTCCCGACAGCAGCGAGGAGGACGTTGATTACATCCTTGAAATCCTGCCGCCCATCGTTGCGCGGCTGCGGGAAATGAGCCCGCTTTACCCCGGCAACAAATAA
- the nifU gene encoding Fe-S cluster assembly scaffold protein NifU, whose protein sequence is MYTEKVMDHFSSPRNVGEIENADGVGEVGNASCGDIMKIFLRVEDNIIKEVKFKTFGCGAAIATSSMVTEMAIGKTLDEAMELTNAAVADALDGLPANKMHCSNLAADALHEAIKNYKEKQGVG, encoded by the coding sequence ATGTACACCGAAAAAGTCATGGATCATTTCAGCAGTCCGCGTAACGTCGGCGAGATCGAAAATGCCGACGGCGTGGGCGAAGTGGGAAACGCCTCCTGCGGCGACATCATGAAGATCTTTCTCAGGGTAGAGGACAATATCATCAAGGAGGTCAAGTTCAAGACTTTCGGCTGTGGCGCCGCCATCGCCACCTCGTCCATGGTCACCGAAATGGCCATCGGCAAGACCCTCGATGAAGCGATGGAGTTGACCAACGCCGCCGTCGCCGATGCCCTCGACGGGCTGCCCGCCAACAAGATGCACTGCAGCAACCTCGCCGCCGACGCCCTGCACGAGGCGATCAAAAATTATAAGGAAAAGCAGGGGGTAGGGTAG
- the mnmA gene encoding tRNA 2-thiouridine(34) synthase MnmA yields the protein MTTFKKRIVVAMSGGVDSSVAAALLKEQGHEVIGMTMQIWDYSKFTAQNGETFGSCCSLDDVYDARRVAQALDIPFYVVNFEKQFQQEVIDDFCDAYFSGRTPNPCVLCNQVLKFDLLLRRARELEADFLATGHYAVIEQDGQGGQVLRKGQDESKDQSYFLFTLTQEQMARVRFPLGSMSKDEVRGHAARFDLPVAEKAESQDICFVPDGDYVRFLEEERGAGRMDGEIVHVSGKVLGRHRGTYRYTVGQRRGLGIAWPEPLFVVGIDAEKHQVVVGEKVFLERGTLIVERCNWHIPVPPQPLRAACRIRYRHQEVPAVITPLADGRAEVHFDESQLGVTPGQAAVFYDEDRVLGGGWIL from the coding sequence ATGACAACCTTTAAAAAAAGAATCGTCGTCGCCATGAGCGGTGGCGTTGACTCGTCGGTGGCGGCGGCACTGCTCAAGGAGCAAGGCCATGAAGTCATCGGCATGACCATGCAGATCTGGGATTATTCCAAATTCACGGCGCAAAACGGCGAGACCTTCGGATCCTGCTGCTCTCTGGATGACGTCTATGATGCGCGGCGCGTAGCCCAGGCGCTGGATATTCCCTTTTATGTGGTCAATTTCGAGAAGCAGTTTCAGCAGGAAGTCATTGACGATTTCTGCGATGCCTATTTTTCCGGACGCACACCCAATCCCTGCGTGCTATGCAACCAGGTGCTTAAATTCGATCTGCTGTTGCGCCGGGCGCGCGAACTTGAAGCAGACTTTCTCGCCACTGGGCACTATGCCGTTATCGAGCAGGATGGGCAGGGAGGGCAAGTCCTGCGCAAGGGACAGGATGAAAGCAAGGACCAGAGTTATTTTCTGTTCACGCTGACTCAGGAGCAGATGGCGCGAGTGCGTTTTCCCTTGGGCTCTATGAGTAAGGATGAGGTGCGCGGACACGCCGCGCGCTTCGACCTGCCCGTGGCCGAGAAGGCCGAAAGCCAGGATATCTGCTTTGTTCCCGATGGCGATTATGTCCGGTTCCTTGAAGAAGAGCGCGGCGCGGGGCGCATGGACGGCGAGATCGTGCATGTGTCCGGAAAGGTTCTCGGCCGGCACCGCGGCACCTATCGCTATACCGTCGGGCAGCGCCGTGGTCTGGGTATCGCCTGGCCTGAGCCTCTGTTCGTCGTGGGTATTGACGCGGAAAAACATCAGGTGGTCGTTGGTGAAAAAGTTTTTCTTGAACGTGGCACTCTGATCGTGGAGCGGTGCAACTGGCATATCCCGGTTCCTCCCCAGCCTCTGCGCGCCGCCTGCCGTATCCGTTATCGCCACCAAGAAGTGCCAGCCGTCATCACTCCTTTAGCCGATGGCCGGGCCGAAGTGCACTTCGATGAATCGCAGCTTGGTGTCACGCCTGGGCAGGCCGCGGTTTTCTACGACGAAGATCGGGTGCTGGGGGGAGGCTGGATTTTATGA
- the mtaB gene encoding tRNA (N(6)-L-threonylcarbamoyladenosine(37)-C(2))-methylthiotransferase MtaB, which translates to MNRNVAVTTLGCKTNQYESAAMEERLVGAGYMIVPFEEGAELVIVNTCTVTAATDRQSRNLIRRARRLNPAARIVVTGCYAQVAPDKLVNLPGVALVIGNAEKKEFLDLLQDVADTPRVKVSDIGRERNAVALPLSRFADRSRAFVQIQNGCDAFCSYCIIPHARGRSRSLPPEEALVQVRQLVARGYPEIVLTGIHIGGYGADLSPSTSLHELVARIEAETDVRRLRLGSIEPTEIPNALVERVAASAVVCPHFHIPLQSGDDGILQRMNRLYDTQFFRRMIAGIHSRMPEGAIGLDVIVGFPGETDEQFATTCRFVEELPATHLHVFPFSKRPGTPAALMPDQVPAAVAKERAARLRALGEEKTRAFAQRFVGRELEVIVEGGGNAEGRKGLSRNYLQVAFPGSDALVGQAVQVKITGLNERGLKGILV; encoded by the coding sequence ATGAACCGCAACGTTGCCGTCACCACTTTGGGGTGTAAAACCAATCAATACGAGTCGGCGGCCATGGAAGAGCGGCTTGTCGGTGCCGGCTACATGATCGTGCCCTTCGAAGAGGGTGCCGAACTGGTCATCGTCAACACCTGCACTGTCACCGCCGCCACCGATCGCCAGTCGCGCAACCTCATCCGCCGTGCCCGCCGCCTCAATCCGGCTGCGCGCATCGTGGTGACGGGCTGTTATGCCCAGGTGGCGCCCGACAAGCTGGTGAATTTGCCCGGTGTCGCCTTGGTGATCGGAAATGCCGAAAAAAAGGAATTTCTCGATCTGCTGCAGGATGTGGCCGACACCCCACGCGTCAAGGTTTCCGACATCGGCCGGGAGCGCAACGCGGTGGCCTTGCCCCTGTCGCGTTTTGCCGACCGCAGTCGTGCCTTTGTGCAGATTCAAAACGGCTGCGATGCTTTTTGCAGCTACTGCATTATTCCCCATGCGCGCGGGCGCAGTCGCTCGCTGCCGCCCGAAGAGGCCCTCGTCCAAGTCCGGCAACTGGTGGCGCGGGGCTATCCCGAGATCGTGCTGACCGGCATTCATATCGGTGGTTACGGCGCCGATCTCTCCCCCTCGACCTCTCTGCACGAGTTGGTGGCCCGTATCGAGGCCGAGACCGATGTGCGGCGATTGCGGCTGGGCTCCATTGAGCCGACGGAGATTCCCAACGCCCTGGTCGAGCGCGTGGCCGCTTCGGCGGTGGTCTGCCCGCATTTTCATATTCCTTTGCAGTCCGGTGATGACGGCATTCTGCAGCGCATGAACCGTCTCTACGACACACAGTTTTTTCGTCGAATGATTGCGGGGATTCACAGCCGTATGCCCGAAGGGGCCATTGGACTCGACGTGATTGTCGGCTTTCCCGGAGAAACCGACGAGCAATTCGCCACCACCTGTCGGTTTGTCGAAGAATTGCCCGCCACCCATTTGCATGTTTTTCCCTTCAGTAAGCGACCCGGCACCCCCGCAGCCCTTATGCCCGACCAGGTGCCGGCCGCCGTGGCCAAGGAGCGCGCCGCACGCCTGCGTGCTCTAGGCGAGGAAAAAACCCGCGCTTTTGCCCAGAGGTTTGTCGGCCGTGAGCTGGAAGTGATTGTGGAAGGTGGCGGCAACGCCGAGGGGCGCAAGGGTCTCAGCCGGAACTACCTCCAGGTGGCTTTCCCCGGTTCCGACGCCTTGGTGGGCCAGGCCGTCCAGGTCAAAATTACCGGCTTGAACGAACGCGGCCTTAAAGGAATTCTCGTTTAG
- a CDS encoding RluA family pseudouridine synthase, producing MDQAVRLVTHRIGVEALACGERLDLFLARRITGASRKKIKRALDDNRIKVNGRVVRRAGHLLAGGEQIVALVEVDESSDPQCLDVLFRDDCLLAVNKPAGLAAHGGPGGGANALDLARELLGADATPPILLHRLDQDTSGVLLFALSPAANRELARQFSAREVEKIYLALVQGAPPPCFSVQNHLKAKSRGRTLAVHSGGLAAQTNFTTLHRGTGLALVEARPRTGRTHQIRVHLAGEGFPLLGDILYGGPGFVALGGATLAVSRHLLHAWRLRVMHPRSGTLLSLEAPFPEDFKLILNGVCGPPE from the coding sequence ATGGATCAGGCCGTACGTCTTGTCACTCACCGCATAGGGGTTGAAGCTCTTGCCTGCGGCGAACGTTTGGATCTTTTTTTGGCGCGCCGCATCACCGGGGCTTCGCGTAAAAAAATCAAACGCGCCCTGGACGACAACCGTATTAAGGTGAATGGCCGCGTGGTGCGCCGCGCCGGGCACCTGCTGGCAGGTGGCGAGCAGATTGTTGCGCTGGTCGAGGTGGATGAGAGTTCCGATCCCCAGTGTCTTGATGTTCTGTTTCGCGATGATTGTCTGTTGGCGGTGAACAAGCCTGCCGGGCTGGCGGCCCATGGAGGGCCTGGTGGCGGCGCCAACGCCCTGGATCTGGCTAGAGAGTTGCTGGGCGCGGACGCGACCCCGCCCATTTTGCTGCATCGCCTCGATCAGGACACCAGCGGTGTTCTCCTGTTTGCTCTTTCCCCTGCGGCCAATCGCGAACTGGCCCGCCAGTTCAGTGCCCGCGAGGTTGAAAAAATCTATCTCGCCCTGGTGCAGGGCGCTCCCCCGCCCTGCTTCTCCGTCCAAAATCACCTCAAGGCCAAAAGTCGTGGACGCACCCTCGCTGTGCACAGCGGCGGCCTGGCGGCGCAAACCAACTTCACTACCCTGCATCGCGGCACTGGGTTGGCCCTGGTCGAAGCGCGCCCCCGTACCGGCCGCACCCATCAAATCCGTGTTCACCTGGCAGGAGAAGGTTTCCCTCTGCTGGGCGACATTCTCTATGGCGGCCCCGGATTCGTCGCGCTGGGTGGAGCAACCCTGGCTGTTTCACGTCACCTGCTTCATGCCTGGCGGTTGCGAGTCATGCATCCGCGCAGCGGTACGCTTTTGTCCCTCGAAGCACCCTTTCCCGAAGATTTCAAGCTGATCCTCAATGGGGTTTGCGGCCCACCAGAATAA
- a CDS encoding class I SAM-dependent methyltransferase has protein sequence MTTDPAAPQLQNPDAYDFSFCKLCAEHSAVPTYRLARVTIYVCRRCDFHFINHLDPLPGTQDAPDTELDDKSWKYIEERLAIAEGELAWRLRLVEKYCSLPGARCLDIGAGVGQFLLLLREANAKGEGIEPSRLRRRFAQRKFDLALEEQTIETPFWREKHRASFDLITLWDVIEHVNFPVPTIAIAFALLKPGGALFLDTPSREVLPYRISCQVYRLSGGRASLFLPGYYSPLPYGHKQIFTPRQLTQLVEQAGFEILAQGTGYDELLGMRPPILRPKNKIILVGRKPH, from the coding sequence ATGACAACTGATCCGGCGGCACCTCAACTGCAAAATCCCGACGCTTATGATTTCAGCTTTTGCAAACTGTGCGCCGAACACAGCGCCGTGCCGACTTATCGCTTGGCGAGAGTCACCATTTACGTCTGCCGACGCTGTGATTTTCATTTCATCAACCATCTCGACCCGCTGCCCGGTACGCAAGATGCCCCGGATACGGAGCTTGATGACAAATCCTGGAAGTACATCGAAGAGCGGTTGGCGATCGCGGAAGGCGAGTTGGCATGGCGCCTGCGCCTGGTGGAAAAATACTGCTCCCTTCCGGGTGCGCGGTGCCTGGACATCGGTGCCGGGGTCGGTCAGTTTCTTCTGCTCCTGCGCGAAGCCAATGCCAAAGGCGAAGGCATTGAGCCAAGCCGCCTGCGCCGCCGGTTCGCGCAGCGCAAATTCGACTTGGCTCTTGAGGAACAAACGATCGAGACCCCCTTCTGGCGGGAAAAGCACAGGGCGTCCTTTGATCTGATCACTCTCTGGGATGTCATCGAGCACGTCAATTTCCCCGTCCCCACCATCGCGATTGCCTTCGCCCTGCTCAAACCCGGTGGCGCCCTGTTTCTCGACACCCCTTCGCGTGAGGTTCTGCCCTACCGCATCAGCTGTCAGGTCTATCGCCTGAGCGGCGGACGCGCTTCGTTGTTTCTGCCCGGTTATTACTCCCCCCTGCCCTACGGCCACAAACAGATCTTCACACCCAGGCAACTGACTCAACTGGTGGAGCAGGCAGGCTTTGAGATTCTGGCTCAAGGTACCGGTTACGATGAGCTGCTCGGCATGCGCCCCCCGATTCTGCGACCCAAAAACAAGATTATTCTGGTGGGCCGCAAACCCCATTGA
- a CDS encoding MgtC/SapB family protein, with translation MLSSPYLFGSYELAVLLKILLAAVAGGLVGVERERHGRPAGLRTHLLVATGACLMMIVSESFYLKYGGLEADLTATRLDPARVAAQIVTGIGFIGAGVIIKEGLAVRGLTTAASLWLVAGLGMAFGAGLIWPGVVATATALFGLVVLKRFEPGIPKDRYLHLTLTADRVPDVYPELERTLSEKNMIIRELGSTIDLESQTTVYRLTLTQHGTRASRDLASTLSELPGIRKITFD, from the coding sequence ATGCTCTCTTCACCCTATCTTTTCGGCAGCTATGAATTGGCCGTGCTGCTCAAAATCCTACTGGCGGCCGTGGCCGGCGGTCTGGTGGGCGTCGAGCGTGAAAGGCACGGTCGACCTGCTGGCTTGCGCACCCATCTTCTGGTCGCCACCGGCGCTTGCCTTATGATGATCGTCTCTGAGTCATTTTATCTCAAATATGGGGGACTTGAGGCGGATCTGACCGCCACCCGTCTCGACCCGGCCCGCGTGGCGGCACAAATTGTCACGGGAATCGGTTTTATTGGTGCCGGCGTCATCATCAAAGAGGGGCTTGCGGTGCGCGGATTGACCACCGCCGCTTCTTTGTGGCTGGTCGCTGGACTGGGAATGGCCTTCGGCGCCGGGTTGATCTGGCCTGGGGTGGTCGCCACCGCCACGGCATTGTTCGGGCTCGTTGTGCTTAAGCGGTTTGAGCCCGGCATCCCCAAGGATCGTTATCTCCATCTGACCCTGACCGCCGACAGGGTTCCCGATGTCTACCCCGAGCTCGAAAGAACTCTTAGCGAAAAAAATATGATAATTCGCGAACTCGGTTCGACGATTGATCTCGAGAGCCAAACGACCGTTTACCGCTTAACCCTCACTCAGCACGGCACACGGGCCAGCAGGGATCTGGCTTCCACCCTTTCCGAATTGCCCGGCATCCGAAAAATAACCTTCGATTAA
- a CDS encoding cytochrome c3 family protein, translating into MKKTHAPLVFVLAFVLVAGWSVQAQGWSRGGFDGRDSGAEWDGGGFSGSWAAIFNGAPTEEACRECHENLQIFPRLEFLNPDKHHLLLGQQIPQSTVAPNGQVGGVYDCFSCHAVEQFGDVFQVITVRDCLQCHTRRTVTGSPRSSNVHHLRDIRRHYSCGDCHDFGGRRGR; encoded by the coding sequence ATGAAAAAGACGCATGCACCCTTGGTTTTTGTACTGGCATTTGTTCTGGTCGCAGGCTGGTCGGTCCAGGCACAGGGCTGGTCTCGTGGGGGCTTTGACGGCCGCGATTCGGGCGCGGAGTGGGATGGCGGTGGCTTCAGCGGGAGTTGGGCGGCAATTTTCAATGGTGCTCCCACCGAGGAAGCCTGCCGTGAATGCCATGAAAATTTACAAATTTTCCCGCGTTTGGAGTTTCTCAACCCCGATAAGCATCATCTTTTGCTCGGCCAGCAAATTCCCCAATCCACAGTCGCGCCCAATGGCCAGGTTGGCGGGGTTTACGATTGCTTCTCTTGCCACGCGGTCGAGCAGTTCGGTGATGTTTTCCAGGTGATTACCGTGCGTGATTGTCTTCAATGCCACACTCGTCGAACTGTGACGGGCAGTCCGCGAAGCAGCAATGTTCACCACCTCAGAGATATCCGCCGGCATTATTCCTGTGGTGATTGTCACGATTTCGGTGGCAGACGGGGAAGATAG
- a CDS encoding LamG-like jellyroll fold domain-containing protein: protein MKKTLFFVVGLCALVALNVNSGNAALIAQYTFDDFSLSDSSGSATAYNLSAVGAAPDLSKQAYFSDGSPDNYLQVAGPGGMPNWTLSLWVNTRVLDQGTFKALFSNSTDANADFSWQIDSHNGEYRLVSRTTSNNPTIIIGAPTFDTWENIIIQKFDASNVRAFFNGDLVATEGFNPGGLQNFRLGINRNSNQSFLGYLGNIQIWDDSQVDPWTIFNAGPGTHQVDPIPEPSTLLLLGGGLLGVAILRRRMGKKV, encoded by the coding sequence GTGAAAAAAACATTGTTTTTTGTCGTCGGCTTGTGTGCTTTGGTGGCTCTGAATGTAAATTCCGGCAACGCGGCCCTTATCGCCCAATACACTTTTGACGACTTCTCTCTGTCGGATTCAAGTGGCTCCGCGACCGCCTATAACCTTAGCGCGGTGGGTGCGGCGCCGGATTTGTCGAAGCAGGCCTATTTTTCCGATGGCTCACCCGACAACTATCTCCAGGTCGCAGGCCCCGGCGGCATGCCGAATTGGACATTGTCCTTGTGGGTCAACACCCGGGTGTTGGACCAGGGAACTTTCAAGGCACTGTTCAGCAACAGCACTGACGCCAATGCGGATTTTTCCTGGCAGATCGACAGCCACAACGGCGAATACCGTCTGGTGTCGCGCACAACGAGCAACAATCCGACGATCATCATCGGCGCCCCGACTTTCGATACCTGGGAAAATATCATTATTCAAAAATTCGACGCAAGCAACGTCCGGGCTTTCTTTAACGGGGACCTTGTCGCGACTGAAGGGTTTAATCCTGGTGGCCTGCAGAATTTCCGCCTGGGTATCAACCGCAATTCCAATCAGTCCTTCCTTGGCTACCTCGGTAACATTCAGATCTGGGACGACAGCCAGGTTGATCCCTGGACGATCTTTAACGCCGGTCCGGGCACCCATCAGGTCGATCCCATCCCTGAACCCTCTACCCTTCTGCTTTTGGGCGGGGGATTGCTTGGTGTCGCGATCCTGCGTCGTCGGATGGGGAAGAAAGTCTGA
- a CDS encoding SLC13 family permease: MSGDQIIILAVLAATMSAFLWGRWRHDVVAMGALLVCAFTGLVPGADAFTGFGHPAVITVACVLVLSYGLQITGAVDVMAKRILPSSAGPTLSILALCGLATALSGFMNNVGAMALLMPIAIQMAEKQNLPPGKVLMPLAFCSILGGTMTLIGTPPNLIVSGFRAEAGLGGFAMFDFLPVGLAVAVTGTAFIALIGRHLVPARKQADEGSFDTGTYLSEVRIVERSKAVGKRLREVEEMLDQADAQIVGLVRNDLQVTAPNPWHLLREGDILVIEAEPESLSAALANSGLKLEEDVSNEPENGDEEGKGETKPNIKAAEHKADATEETEETEETEETEETEETEETEETEETEEEEEKPEVEEIVIQELAVMPNAILIGRSATDIALRTRYGINLLAVSRKGRRSIKRLRSTVIQPGDVLLMRGGPQALSSFASEYGCLPLATRDIRVPDKRQALFATLIMGAAVGSAALGILTAAVSFAAGVLALVSMRIVPLRSVYTAIDWSVIVLLAAMLPVAGAMATTGTADLIASFFVDHLAQGHAIIGLAVILIVTMVLTDFMNNAAIAALMCPLSLSTASQLDVNPDTFLMAVAVGASCAFLTPIGHQNNTLILGPGGFRFGDYWPLGLPTEVLVIVVSLPMLLWVWPL; the protein is encoded by the coding sequence ATGTCCGGCGATCAAATCATTATTCTTGCCGTTCTCGCGGCAACCATGAGTGCGTTTTTATGGGGGCGATGGCGCCACGACGTGGTGGCCATGGGCGCTTTGCTGGTGTGCGCCTTCACCGGGTTGGTACCTGGGGCCGACGCGTTCACCGGGTTCGGTCATCCGGCGGTCATCACCGTCGCCTGTGTTCTGGTACTGAGCTATGGACTGCAGATCACCGGCGCGGTGGATGTGATGGCCAAGCGCATCCTGCCTTCATCGGCCGGGCCGACGCTAAGCATTCTGGCCCTCTGCGGTTTGGCCACCGCCCTGTCCGGCTTTATGAACAATGTCGGGGCCATGGCGCTGTTGATGCCCATCGCCATTCAGATGGCGGAAAAACAGAATTTGCCTCCTGGAAAGGTCTTGATGCCGCTGGCCTTCTGCTCGATCCTCGGTGGAACAATGACTCTAATCGGGACGCCGCCGAACTTGATCGTCTCCGGATTTCGCGCGGAGGCTGGACTCGGCGGTTTCGCCATGTTCGATTTCCTGCCGGTTGGCCTCGCGGTTGCTGTCACGGGTACGGCATTCATTGCCCTGATTGGCCGACACTTAGTACCGGCAAGAAAACAGGCCGATGAAGGAAGCTTTGATACTGGAACGTATCTCAGCGAAGTACGCATTGTCGAAAGAAGCAAAGCTGTGGGCAAACGCCTGCGCGAGGTGGAGGAAATGCTTGACCAGGCCGACGCGCAGATTGTCGGCTTGGTCAGGAACGATTTGCAGGTCACCGCACCCAACCCCTGGCACCTGCTGCGGGAAGGGGACATTCTGGTCATCGAGGCCGAGCCGGAGTCACTGTCAGCGGCCTTAGCGAATTCCGGACTAAAGCTTGAGGAAGATGTCTCAAATGAGCCTGAAAACGGCGATGAAGAGGGAAAAGGTGAAACCAAGCCGAACATAAAGGCCGCCGAACACAAGGCCGATGCCACAGAGGAGACAGAGGAGACAGAGGAGACAGAGGAGACAGAGGAGACAGAGGAGACAGAGGAGACAGAGGAGACAGAGGAGACAGAGGAGGAAGAGGAAAAGCCTGAAGTTGAAGAAATCGTAATTCAGGAACTGGCCGTCATGCCCAATGCGATCCTCATCGGTCGCTCAGCGACGGACATCGCACTCCGTACCCGTTACGGCATCAATCTTCTCGCGGTATCCCGCAAAGGACGCAGATCCATCAAACGATTGCGCTCAACCGTCATTCAACCGGGGGATGTTTTGCTTATGCGCGGGGGGCCCCAGGCCCTTTCTTCTTTTGCCAGCGAATACGGTTGCCTGCCATTGGCCACACGCGACATCCGCGTTCCCGACAAGCGTCAGGCGCTTTTTGCCACTCTTATCATGGGCGCGGCTGTGGGCAGTGCCGCGTTGGGGATTTTAACCGCGGCGGTTTCTTTCGCCGCCGGTGTTCTAGCATTGGTATCAATGCGAATTGTCCCCCTGCGATCCGTTTACACGGCCATCGACTGGTCAGTCATCGTGCTGTTGGCCGCCATGCTTCCGGTGGCCGGTGCCATGGCGACAACGGGAACAGCCGATTTGATCGCGAGCTTTTTCGTTGACCATCTCGCCCAGGGACATGCGATCATCGGGTTGGCGGTGATTCTGATAGTAACTATGGTGCTCACGGACTTCATGAACAACGCAGCCATCGCGGCACTTATGTGCCCCTTATCCCTGAGTACGGCGTCCCAACTTGATGTCAATCCCGACACTTTCCTCATGGCGGTGGCTGTCGGCGCATCCTGCGCCTTCCTGACCCCCATCGGGCATCAGAACAACACCCTCATACTCGGACCCGGTGGGTTTCGCTTTGGGGATTATTGGCCCCTGGGACTGCCGACCGAAGTTCTTGTAATCGTTGTCAGCCTTCCGATGCTGCTCTGGGTGTGGCCACTGTAA